The DNA window TCTCAAGTGATGGTGCTTGACAAGTAGTTTATCAAGTGATGGTGCTTGAACAAGATGGTTGATCAAGCTATCCTTTTAAATCATTCTAGACATGGTTAAAGTCCACACTGTAGTCCAACGACTCTCAAGTGAAGAATTAGGTTTCAAGGAAGTCTTTTGCGATAAATTTTTTTGTGAGTGAGGATAATTTGTATTTCCAGAAGGGTAGAACTGTAAAATTCACCTAGGGAATTTTTTGTATACATTGTGGTTGAATATGATCCTTTTCGGGATTATTTACGGGTTAGAAGCTAAACTCGTAAAAAGCTTTGGTTTGAGGATTATGTGATTAAACCCATGGTTAGGTTTGAGATAGCCCGTGGTAAAATCTCTTTAGGTTCTTGGTAAGCCCATGCTAAAACCAATATTAGGTTAAATCTTAGTCCGTGGTAAAAGCTTGGATAGGGTTCGAGATTAGCCCAATATTAAAATCTCCCAGGTTATTGGTTAGCCTGTGTAAAACCAAGGTTTAAAGTTCATGATCTCAACCCATGGTAAAAGCTTACAAATTTTGTTTAGAATATTGAAGACTAACCGCTCCAAGATTCTCGTGGAAAGAATACTGACCTCTTCGATCTTCCGTTTGTACAAAGAGGACTAACCGCTTCAATCCATCGTTTGGAAGAGAAGACTCAACTTCTATATTCCAAGTCTATTGTTTGGTTGGAAGTCAACCATTTTCCTTATATAAGGGGATTCGTGAGTATTACCTACTAAAATCTCTCAAAGTTTATTGGATACTCTTAAGATCAACTCTTGGGGAGAGGAGTAGGTCCTTTTGTTTTGACCGAGCCTCTATACTTTCTGCATTTGATATTCTGCAATTTATTTTCAGCtgcttaatatttaaaatatttttaaactctaatttttaTCCGCAAAATTTTTCTGAACCACATAATTCATccccctcttgtgtgtgaagtcacATGTACTACATTATAATCTATGAGATTCTAATCAAGTCTATAATTAATGATCGGTAACAAATCTATATCAAAACCTTTCATTTTTTGTATCAATAACCGGTTATTTGATTTGCCTAATTGATTAGATGAGTTAAAGAACCCATAGATTGCTTCCAAATTTATATCacaccttggcctataaataaagAGTTTCTCTATCACTTTTTTATATCCACAAAATTTGAAAAACTTCAGTTTTCATTTCTCTCATTACCTTTATAAATCGTCATTGTTTTGTCACACAACCTTAGTGTTTGGAAAGGGTTCTTGAGTTTTAGTGAGAAATTCTTTCAGATTAGGGTATAATTGTAAATTTATCAAttgtaaattattttttcttgaaTTAATCATTCTTTCTTAGGAAGTGATTATTTTGGTTGGGAGATAAGCCActtaaatatcttttatttatattttgggaATTAATCTTAAGTGTATGTTTGATTCGTGAGCTCTACTAGTGAAAAAGCTCTCTTTTGGTTCGTGGAAATCAACCAGTAAAAATCTCCATAACATATCTTGACCTTAGCCAGTTAAAAGCTTTATTGGTTCAAGATTAGCCTTGTGGTAAAATCTTTATTGATCTATGAGTTCATCCCATTATAAAAACTTATTAGGTTTGAGAGCAGTCTGATAATAATCTCAATCAGTTTGGGGTCAACCTATTTAAAATCGCAGTTGGTTTGGAGGATAGCCAACTAAAAACTCTATATTGGTTTGAGATCATCCTGTGCAAAATATCAATTTGGTATGAAGACTAACATCTTCTAGTCTGTTCGTTGTTTGGATTAAAGACTAACTGTTTCAAGCTTTTTTTGTTGTTTGGATAGAAGTTATCCTGAAAATTGCATTTCCATGTATAAGGGAGTTCGtgagcttaaccttttaaaaacTCTGAAGTAATATTGATTATTGTCAATATCAATCATTGGAGAAAGgattaaatcatttcattagACCCGACCTCTATAATTTGTTGGTGTTATTTCTCTTCCCTTATCTCTTTTATTTCACTTAATTTCTTCATTTTGAATTCCCACTAcatacttattcaaacattttttataaaatattttcaaactctaatttcgaaaataattttatttaaataaactattTTCAAACCTCCACAATTCACTCTCCGTCTTGTGTATAAAGTCACATGTCCAACAATTTCAACTACAAAgtcataagttttcttaaaatATACTTTTGAAGATAAGacgatctatttttttttttgccaaatcAACAATCTCGTTAAAACCCACCATCTCATTAACCAAAAGACAACCTTTAATAAAGGAAGACTGAATAGTTCATATTCATCACACCAGTTAGTCTCGATGTCAACACTTTAGCTACCAACAATGCAAATGAGTCTAAACTCACCTATAGAGGACAAGCACTCCACCTTTGAAATCAACGTAACAAAATAAGAAGTGAAGAACCTAGGTAAGGTGTCATAAGAAGAAAAAACCAATAAAACATTACCCCAACATCACCCCTAAGAATCTCCCAAAATCGCTTAAGAAAAGTAAAATTAAGAACATATCGACCCAAATTTTTATTAACCTTAGACTGAACTACAACTATGTCAATCTCTAAAAGGAGGAATGGGAAAGAAATGTCAATCAGATTCTCGAGAGGGATAATGTGAAAACTAACCCATCTAGAGTCTGTCTAAAGAGAAATCAAAAAATTAGTTGGTAAAAATCTAACTACCTCAACACGCACTTCGTCCATCTTTTCCAACCAATTATTACCTacatgaaaattttgaaaatattaggATCAGAGAATGGGCCAAATATTTCCAAGGTCTCTACTTCTGGAGGAAACATCTTCACCTAAATACGGAAAGGGAACTTCTTTCAACTTTAAGATCAATGACCTAAGATTCTCCAACAACATATTAAACTTCTCTTTAAGGACAAAAATCTTTCAACCAATAGAAACAGAATTACCTCAAAACTATTCAAAATGACTTTGTGGAAGACATTATGATCAAGCTAGCGAttgttgaattaaaaaaaatttaggacTCTAAAACTGATTAGAATACCAACAAACAATGACCAAACATCTCATGAAGTAAAGTCCAGTGAGAATCTACTTTTCATACACTCACCAACCCTCCAACACAAGAATCATATCCAAAGACTTTGCATCCTTAGATTAGTACCAAATAAAGCATCTACCCAAAAAGGTTAATCAAAAAGCTCCGTCTAATTACAAAAATTAGAAAATTCAATACTTAGATAGCTGGCAAGGTGTTGAGCTAATTATATCCATAACTATGATATACTCTTATATACTTTGTCTAGTTTAATAATCTATTTTCAACCCAACAATGCCTACAATCATGTGTTGTCATGTGTCacattttatattttcttaaatCAGCATAATACTCTCCAAATATATACAATAATTAATTTCTCCATGAAATAGAACAAAAGCTACCGAGTAGTACATTCTACTAAGGCTCCTACTTCctattcaacaaaatcacatacatTTTGTTTCATGAATAAAGGACTTGTTGTGTCTATTATGTATTATTTTGTTCCTATTAGAGAATTAGTCACATTCATGTACCTTACTTACCTTCTACTTCAATCATTCATTCATTTCTCTTTACACATACCACCTTGTTATCTCATTTTAGCCGCCATCAACTTGTGCTATAATTTAATTCTCAATTTCAATATTATATTAAGCAAGTTGTTGATATAGTAGTTGCAAAtgctgataataataataataataataataataataataataataataataataataataataataataataataataataataataataataataataacactaaaATCAAAGTAAGAAAGAAGTTAACTAACACATACTCTATAAAACTCACAATTCATCACCATAATCATAAACCAATAACATTTCTATCACCAACAATGTCTactatcaacaacaacaaacctTTTGTGTTCCCACAAGCTAATTCAACTGTCCTCCCTGACCCCTCCAACTTCTTCTCTTCAAATCTTCTATCCACACCCCTCCCTACAAACTCTTTCTtccaaaacttctctctcaaaaatGGTGACCAACCTGAATACATTCACCCTTACCTCATCAAATCATCTAACTCATCCATTTCTGTTTCATATCCAACTCGCTCTTCGAATTCTGCTGTCATCTCACAGGTTTTCAACAATGATCTCACCATAACTTCCAACAACAAACAAAGTACTGATGGAAAACACATAATCTCTTCCTATAGTGATCTTGGTGTTACCTTAGATATCCCTTTTGCAAGCCTCAGTGTCTTGCTTGTTAGAGGAAGTCCCTATTTGACTTTTTCTGTATCACAGACCCCTCTTTCCATTTCCACAATTCAtgctattctttctttctcttcaaatgaTTCCCTCACAAAATTCACCTTTAAGCTTAACAATGGTCAAACATGGATACTATATGCTTCTTCACCAATCAAGTTGACTTCTTATCATTCTGAGATCATTACTGACTTTTATTCCGGCATAATTCGGCTCGCTTTGTTGCCCGATTCCGATTCAAAACACGAAGATGTTCTCGATAGGTATAGTTCTTGTTACCCTTTATCAGGTAATGCTAAACTCAGAGAACCATTTTGTGTTGAGTATAAGTTTGAGAAGGAAGGTTCAGGTGATTTGTTATTGTTAGCACACCCTCTTCATCTTCAGCTTTTATCTAACAGTGAAAATGATGTAACTGTTCTTGATGATTTCAAGTATAATAGCATTGATGGTGAGCTTGTTGGTGTTGTTGGTGATTCATGGATTTTGAAAACTGAACCAGTTTCAATAACTTGGCACTCAAGCAAAGGTGTGAAAGAAGACTCACTTGATGAAATTGTTTCATCACTTTCTAAAGATGTTGAAGATTTAAACTCGTTAGGAATCACAATAACTTCGTCGTATTTTTACGGAAAATTGATTGCAAGAGCAGCAAGGCTTGCATTGATAGCAGAAGAGGTTTTTCACTTTGATGCTATTGAAAAAGTcagaaactttttgaaagaaaCCATTGAGCCTTGGCTTGAAGGAACATTCAATGGAAATGGTTTTCTACATGATAGAAAATGGGGAGGAATTATAACTCAACAAGGCTCTAATGATGGCGGTGGCGATTTCGGGTTTGGAATTTACaatgatcatcattatcatttagGGTACTTTCTTTATGCAATTGCGGTGCTTGTTAAGATTGATCCATCTTGGGGTAGGAAGTACAAGGCACAAGCCTATTCACTACTGGAAGATTTTATGAACTTGAGTATAAAATCGAACACGAATTACACGCGTTTGAGGTGTTTCGATCTTTATAAGTTACATTCATGGGCCGGAGGGCTAACCGAGTTTACAGACGGAAGAAATCAAGAGAGTACTAGTGAAGCTGTGAATGCATACTATGCAGCAGCATTGATGGGAATGGCATATGGTGATCCTCATCTTGTGAcaataggatcaacattaacaTCATTGGAGATTCTTGGAGCTAAAATGTGGTGGCAGGTGAAAAAAGGAGGGAAGCTGTATGAAGAAGAGTTTACAAAAGAGAATAGGATAGTGGGAGTTGTGTGGAACAATAAGAGAGATAGTGGATTATGGTTTGCTTCAGCTGAGGCTAGAGAAGCTAGGCTTGGAATTCAGCTTATACCATTGAGTCCAATTTCTGAGGTTTTGTTTTCTGATGGTGATTATGTGAAGGATCTTGTGGAGTGGACATTGCCTGCTTTGGAAAGGGGTGTTAGTGAAGGATGGAAAGGTTTCTTGTATTCATTGGAAGGGATTTATGATAAGGAAAGTGGTTTGGAGAAGATAAGGAGTTTGAAGGGTTTTGATGGTGGAAACTCTTTGACTAATCTATTGTGGTGGATTCATAGTAGAGGTCAaggtggtgatgatgatgagtagGAAAGATTTGTTTTACTACCATTTTGGTTTTTAATGCCAATAAGTAAAATGAGAGTGATGTTGTTTTCATAGTTTCATTTCATGAAATGTATCTTACTTTTGTCTTATCAATTGTTGTCTGGCTTTGGTGCGTCTGGATGAGATGGTTCAGGTCTTTTCAGTTTAATCTGAGATTTTTTAGTTATAATAATTcatgatataaataaataatatttgtgtaCCTTtcattcaattttggtgcatgaTGAGTTTTGTATTGATTTCATTGCCAGTTGTTTGTGGGGGATAACCGTGTAAGAGGAACAAGTTGTAGCTACCTTTGACTTTTttgatgcttttttttttttttaaatattgatttttttaattaaagccAGCTGCTAGGGATATAAATAAATGCAACTCAAAgatattgtttaaaaatattgaGTCAAATTGAAGAAAGGAAAATTCACAATAATATAGTATTTGATACTACTATGTTTACTATTACAAAAGAAATATCTTCAATTCCTAATCACTGCCATAAATAAAActtaactgtttttttttttaaaattatagagaGGGCCGAAGccaaaataaagaagaagaaaaaatacacTACACAACTATTTTCAGAGAAACACAATCCCCTTTACATTCTTATCTATCAATTCTTTgatgaaataaatattttcttgaaaGACTTTGTCCTGCAAGTTATAAATACTCGTTTTAGCTAAAACATCTGCACAAGAATTCACTTCCCTATATGAATGATCTACTCTCACGTCCTCATGTAACTCCATGCATTTTTTAATTTGCTTAACCAGTGTGTACCCTTCTGTATCTTTCAAAGCTCCTGATTT is part of the Vicia villosa cultivar HV-30 ecotype Madison, WI linkage group LG2, Vvil1.0, whole genome shotgun sequence genome and encodes:
- the LOC131652903 gene encoding glucan endo-1,3-beta-D-glucosidase 1-like, which codes for MSTINNNKPFVFPQANSTVLPDPSNFFSSNLLSTPLPTNSFFQNFSLKNGDQPEYIHPYLIKSSNSSISVSYPTRSSNSAVISQVFNNDLTITSNNKQSTDGKHIISSYSDLGVTLDIPFASLSVLLVRGSPYLTFSVSQTPLSISTIHAILSFSSNDSLTKFTFKLNNGQTWILYASSPIKLTSYHSEIITDFYSGIIRLALLPDSDSKHEDVLDRYSSCYPLSGNAKLREPFCVEYKFEKEGSGDLLLLAHPLHLQLLSNSENDVTVLDDFKYNSIDGELVGVVGDSWILKTEPVSITWHSSKGVKEDSLDEIVSSLSKDVEDLNSLGITITSSYFYGKLIARAARLALIAEEVFHFDAIEKVRNFLKETIEPWLEGTFNGNGFLHDRKWGGIITQQGSNDGGGDFGFGIYNDHHYHLGYFLYAIAVLVKIDPSWGRKYKAQAYSLLEDFMNLSIKSNTNYTRLRCFDLYKLHSWAGGLTEFTDGRNQESTSEAVNAYYAAALMGMAYGDPHLVTIGSTLTSLEILGAKMWWQVKKGGKLYEEEFTKENRIVGVVWNNKRDSGLWFASAEAREARLGIQLIPLSPISEVLFSDGDYVKDLVEWTLPALERGVSEGWKGFLYSLEGIYDKESGLEKIRSLKGFDGGNSLTNLLWWIHSRGQGGDDDE